A stretch of the Poseidonibacter parvus genome encodes the following:
- a CDS encoding phosphoribosylanthranilate isomerase: MKVKICGITNLEDALNAINAGADALGFVFYDKSPRYIEPFQARAIVEKLPPFVQTIGLFVNEPNIFINQVCINAKMQSAQVIDDDAYTDFNTLDTRYIKVLRAKSKEDILNTKDEYVLVDAFVDGFGGEGKRLALEWFKDIDCSKMILAGGLNENNLNELKGYGFYGIDVSSGVEASKGKKDKQKMINFIKAVNEI, translated from the coding sequence ATGAAAGTTAAAATTTGTGGAATAACAAATCTTGAAGATGCACTTAATGCTATAAATGCAGGTGCTGATGCTTTAGGTTTTGTTTTTTATGATAAATCTCCTAGATATATTGAACCATTTCAAGCAAGAGCAATTGTTGAAAAACTTCCTCCTTTTGTACAAACAATAGGATTATTTGTAAATGAACCAAATATTTTTATAAATCAAGTGTGTATAAATGCAAAGATGCAATCAGCACAAGTCATTGATGATGATGCGTACACTGATTTTAATACTTTAGACACTAGATATATAAAAGTATTAAGAGCAAAGTCTAAAGAAGATATCTTAAATACAAAAGATGAGTATGTATTAGTTGATGCTTTTGTTGATGGTTTTGGTGGTGAAGGGAAAAGACTTGCTTTAGAATGGTTTAAAGATATTGATTGTTCTAAAATGATTTTAGCTGGTGGTCTTAACGAAAACAACTTAAATGAATTAAAAGGTTATGGTTTTTATGGGATTGATGTAAGCTCTGGTGTTGAGGCTTCAAAGGGAAAAAAAGATAAGCAAAAAATGATAAATTTTATAAAAGCAGTAAATGAAATCTAA
- the rpe gene encoding ribulose-phosphate 3-epimerase, whose product MQVAPSILSADFGKLNEEIKAICDGGCDLVHVDVMDGHFVPNMTLGPVVVNPVAKASTKPLDVHLMVENNTFFVELFAPLKPKYISFHIESEKHPHRLIQKIRSLGIKPAIVLNPHSTPESIEYLLEDLDMVLLMSVNPGFGGQKFITSVVEKAKKLKELIKKRNPNCLIEVDGGVNDKNIHELKEAGVDVVVAGSYVFGNDDYSKAIKSLQV is encoded by the coding sequence ATGCAAGTTGCTCCTTCTATACTATCAGCAGACTTTGGAAAATTAAATGAAGAAATTAAAGCTATTTGTGACGGTGGTTGCGATTTAGTTCATGTTGATGTAATGGATGGTCATTTTGTTCCAAATATGACTTTAGGTCCAGTAGTTGTAAATCCTGTAGCAAAAGCTTCTACAAAACCCTTAGATGTACATTTAATGGTTGAAAATAATACATTCTTTGTTGAGCTTTTTGCACCTTTGAAACCTAAATATATTTCATTTCATATTGAAAGTGAAAAACATCCTCATAGACTTATTCAAAAAATCAGATCTTTAGGAATTAAACCTGCAATAGTTTTAAATCCTCATTCTACACCCGAGTCAATTGAATACCTTTTAGAAGATTTAGATATGGTTTTATTAATGTCAGTAAACCCAGGTTTTGGTGGACAAAAATTTATTACTAGTGTTGTTGAAAAAGCAAAAAAACTTAAAGAATTAATTAAAAAAAGAAACCCAAACTGTTTAATTGAAGTTGACGGTGGAGTAAATGATAAAAATATCCATGAATTAAAAGAAGCAGGAGTTGATGTAGTTGTAGCTGGTTCTTATGTATTCGGTAATGATGATTATTCAAAAGCTATTAAGAGTTTACAGGTTTAA
- a CDS encoding phospholipase A, whose translation MKYILIFLFNLILLNAADDFTNIYTKAQSYEKEGNYKEAMLLYKKAADAKISKEDKYIIDLSNNEEHKVQTFTKMKSDFYKNYIDKTNDKETNSNLKQMITGDFGLYPYKKNYLLPTTYDLNKTSDRDAFETSFQISIEKPILYDFFNLSESISAAYTQKSFWQTSSNSSPFRESNYKPEVFVQFPYEKSSTLKGLKIALMHESNGRNDEDSRSWNRIYLESYLQLSELFVIPRIWYRIPEKSEDDDNPDIDKYYGYGDLNLLYAYKKHNFELMLRNNMRLNSQNKGAAELNWTFPLPEFLSTPNSYGFLQIFSGYGNSLIDYDRESHKIGLGIAFSR comes from the coding sequence ATGAAATATATTTTGATTTTTTTATTTAATTTGATCTTATTAAATGCGGCTGATGACTTTACTAATATTTACACAAAAGCACAAAGTTATGAAAAAGAAGGTAATTATAAAGAAGCTATGCTTTTATATAAAAAAGCTGCTGATGCTAAAATATCAAAAGAAGATAAATATATTATCGATTTGTCTAATAATGAAGAACATAAAGTTCAGACTTTTACAAAAATGAAAAGTGATTTTTATAAAAACTACATCGACAAAACAAATGATAAAGAAACAAACTCAAATTTAAAACAAATGATAACAGGTGATTTTGGACTATATCCTTATAAGAAAAACTACCTACTTCCTACTACTTATGATTTAAATAAAACTTCAGATAGAGATGCTTTTGAAACTAGCTTCCAAATTAGTATAGAAAAACCAATTTTATATGATTTTTTTAATTTGAGCGAATCAATATCAGCAGCATATACTCAAAAATCATTTTGGCAAACAAGTTCTAATTCTTCTCCTTTTAGAGAGTCAAATTATAAACCAGAAGTATTTGTTCAGTTTCCCTATGAAAAAAGTAGCACATTAAAAGGTTTAAAAATTGCATTAATGCATGAATCAAATGGAAGAAATGATGAAGACTCAAGGTCATGGAATAGAATATACTTAGAGAGCTATTTACAACTATCTGAACTTTTTGTAATTCCTAGAATTTGGTATAGAATTCCTGAAAAAAGTGAAGATGACGATAATCCAGATATTGATAAGTATTATGGATATGGAGATTTAAATTTACTTTATGCATATAAAAAACATAATTTTGAGTTAATGCTGAGAAATAACATGAGATTAAATTCTCAAAATAAGGGAGCTGCAGAGTTAAACTGGACTTTTCCTCTACCTGAATTTTTATCAACACCAAATTCATATGGGTTTTTACAAATATTTTCAGGATATGGAAATAGTTTAATTGACTATGATAGAGAAAGTCATAAGATAGGTTTAGGAATAGCTTTTTCTAGATAA